From Nicotiana tabacum cultivar K326 chromosome 15, ASM71507v2, whole genome shotgun sequence, the proteins below share one genomic window:
- the LOC107814101 gene encoding B3 domain-containing protein REM10-like isoform X2, translated as MASKKIPIGFLKYLKGYDHIEHAVLKRDGKKWLVKLTGRRFEAGWAEFAEEHDLQLGDMLVFRHEGNMEFDVSIFGSNHCEREYAEYLEEGEVHTVEETSKNFEFKDAAAALHNPFGQSYFICTVKPYCVTNGFLRLPKQFAWANGLANKKCGLIIRDERQRSWDLRLTTYGSQVYMGGRWGEFRAANDIKVGNYIMFEVVSNGEQPVWKFHGKPNPSINSSSKAFPHFVCTIRPYCLSNDLLCIPRQFAHANGLINKKCDLIIRDERQRSWSLRLRSFGTGVCIKGGWHEFRDTNCLKEGDHIVFEVVTNGEKPIWQFRRNISGENASISFKGLTEQ; from the exons ATGGCTTCTAAG AAAATACCTATAGGTTTCTTGAAATATCTGAAGGGATACGACCATATTGAACATGCAGTACTAAAAAGGGATGGTAAGAAGTGGCTGGTGAAGCTGACCGGCCGTCGATTCGAAGCTGGTTGGGCAGAGTTTGCAGAAGAGCATGATTTGCAATTGGGAGATATGTTGGTGTTTAGACATGAAGGTAATATGGAGTTTGATGTTTCTATATTTGGTTCTAATCACTGTGAGAGAGAATATGCAGAGTATCTTGAAGAAGGAGAAGTCCATACTGTGGAAGAGACTTCCAAgaattttgaatttaaag ATGCTGCAGCTGCTCTTCACAATCCTTTTGGTCAGTCATATTTTATATGCACTGTTAAACCATATTGCGTTACAAATGGTTTTTTG CGCCTTCCTAAACAATTTGCATGGGCGAATGGTCTCGCTAACAAGAAATGCGGTTTGATTATCAGAGATGAAAGACAAAGGTCATGGGATTTAAGGCTAACTACCTACGGTTCCCAAGTCTATATGGGAGGTAGATGGGGTGAATTCCGTGCTGCAAATGACATAAAGGTGGGAAATTATATAATGTTTGAGGTTGTTAGTAATGGAGAACAACCAGTGTGGAAATTTCATG GCAAACCAAACCCCAGCATCAATTCATCAAGTAAGGCATTTCCCCATTTTGTATGCACTATTAGACCTTATTGCCTTTCAAATGATCTCTTG TGCATTCCAAGACAATTTGCACATGCAAATGGTCTCATTAACAAGAAATGCGATTTGATTATTAGAGATGAAAGGCAAAGGTCGTGGAGTTTAAGGTTACGTTCTTTTGGTACTGGTGTATGTATTAAAGGCGGATGGCATGAATTCCGTGATACAAATTGCTTAAAGGAGGGAGATCACATCGTGTTTGAGGTTGTTACTAATGGAGAAAAACCAATATGGCAATTTCGTC GCAATATTTCTGGAGAAAATGCAAGCATATCATTCAAGGGGTTGACTGAACAATGA
- the LOC107814101 gene encoding B3 domain-containing protein REM10-like isoform X1 — protein sequence MKIPPKKPHFFKPMLPGFKHDLKIPIGFLKYLKGYDHIEHAVLKRDGKKWLVKLTGRRFEAGWAEFAEEHDLQLGDMLVFRHEGNMEFDVSIFGSNHCEREYAEYLEEGEVHTVEETSKNFEFKDAAAALHNPFGQSYFICTVKPYCVTNGFLRLPKQFAWANGLANKKCGLIIRDERQRSWDLRLTTYGSQVYMGGRWGEFRAANDIKVGNYIMFEVVSNGEQPVWKFHGKPNPSINSSSKAFPHFVCTIRPYCLSNDLLCIPRQFAHANGLINKKCDLIIRDERQRSWSLRLRSFGTGVCIKGGWHEFRDTNCLKEGDHIVFEVVTNGEKPIWQFRRNISGENASISFKGLTEQ from the exons ATGAAAATTCCTCCAAAGAAACCTCATTTTTTCAAACCTATGCTGCCAGGTTTCAAGCATGATCTT AAAATACCTATAGGTTTCTTGAAATATCTGAAGGGATACGACCATATTGAACATGCAGTACTAAAAAGGGATGGTAAGAAGTGGCTGGTGAAGCTGACCGGCCGTCGATTCGAAGCTGGTTGGGCAGAGTTTGCAGAAGAGCATGATTTGCAATTGGGAGATATGTTGGTGTTTAGACATGAAGGTAATATGGAGTTTGATGTTTCTATATTTGGTTCTAATCACTGTGAGAGAGAATATGCAGAGTATCTTGAAGAAGGAGAAGTCCATACTGTGGAAGAGACTTCCAAgaattttgaatttaaag ATGCTGCAGCTGCTCTTCACAATCCTTTTGGTCAGTCATATTTTATATGCACTGTTAAACCATATTGCGTTACAAATGGTTTTTTG CGCCTTCCTAAACAATTTGCATGGGCGAATGGTCTCGCTAACAAGAAATGCGGTTTGATTATCAGAGATGAAAGACAAAGGTCATGGGATTTAAGGCTAACTACCTACGGTTCCCAAGTCTATATGGGAGGTAGATGGGGTGAATTCCGTGCTGCAAATGACATAAAGGTGGGAAATTATATAATGTTTGAGGTTGTTAGTAATGGAGAACAACCAGTGTGGAAATTTCATG GCAAACCAAACCCCAGCATCAATTCATCAAGTAAGGCATTTCCCCATTTTGTATGCACTATTAGACCTTATTGCCTTTCAAATGATCTCTTG TGCATTCCAAGACAATTTGCACATGCAAATGGTCTCATTAACAAGAAATGCGATTTGATTATTAGAGATGAAAGGCAAAGGTCGTGGAGTTTAAGGTTACGTTCTTTTGGTACTGGTGTATGTATTAAAGGCGGATGGCATGAATTCCGTGATACAAATTGCTTAAAGGAGGGAGATCACATCGTGTTTGAGGTTGTTACTAATGGAGAAAAACCAATATGGCAATTTCGTC GCAATATTTCTGGAGAAAATGCAAGCATATCATTCAAGGGGTTGACTGAACAATGA
- the LOC107814101 gene encoding B3 domain-containing protein REM10-like isoform X3 produces the protein MLVFRHEGNMEFDVSIFGSNHCEREYAEYLEEGEVHTVEETSKNFEFKDAAAALHNPFGQSYFICTVKPYCVTNGFLRLPKQFAWANGLANKKCGLIIRDERQRSWDLRLTTYGSQVYMGGRWGEFRAANDIKVGNYIMFEVVSNGEQPVWKFHGKPNPSINSSSKAFPHFVCTIRPYCLSNDLLCIPRQFAHANGLINKKCDLIIRDERQRSWSLRLRSFGTGVCIKGGWHEFRDTNCLKEGDHIVFEVVTNGEKPIWQFRRNISGENASISFKGLTEQ, from the exons ATGTTGGTGTTTAGACATGAAGGTAATATGGAGTTTGATGTTTCTATATTTGGTTCTAATCACTGTGAGAGAGAATATGCAGAGTATCTTGAAGAAGGAGAAGTCCATACTGTGGAAGAGACTTCCAAgaattttgaatttaaag ATGCTGCAGCTGCTCTTCACAATCCTTTTGGTCAGTCATATTTTATATGCACTGTTAAACCATATTGCGTTACAAATGGTTTTTTG CGCCTTCCTAAACAATTTGCATGGGCGAATGGTCTCGCTAACAAGAAATGCGGTTTGATTATCAGAGATGAAAGACAAAGGTCATGGGATTTAAGGCTAACTACCTACGGTTCCCAAGTCTATATGGGAGGTAGATGGGGTGAATTCCGTGCTGCAAATGACATAAAGGTGGGAAATTATATAATGTTTGAGGTTGTTAGTAATGGAGAACAACCAGTGTGGAAATTTCATG GCAAACCAAACCCCAGCATCAATTCATCAAGTAAGGCATTTCCCCATTTTGTATGCACTATTAGACCTTATTGCCTTTCAAATGATCTCTTG TGCATTCCAAGACAATTTGCACATGCAAATGGTCTCATTAACAAGAAATGCGATTTGATTATTAGAGATGAAAGGCAAAGGTCGTGGAGTTTAAGGTTACGTTCTTTTGGTACTGGTGTATGTATTAAAGGCGGATGGCATGAATTCCGTGATACAAATTGCTTAAAGGAGGGAGATCACATCGTGTTTGAGGTTGTTACTAATGGAGAAAAACCAATATGGCAATTTCGTC GCAATATTTCTGGAGAAAATGCAAGCATATCATTCAAGGGGTTGACTGAACAATGA